The Ciconia boyciana chromosome 22, ASM3463844v1, whole genome shotgun sequence genome has a window encoding:
- the LOC140662645 gene encoding LOW QUALITY PROTEIN: olfactory receptor 4D1-like (The sequence of the model RefSeq protein was modified relative to this genomic sequence to represent the inferred CDS: deleted 1 base in 1 codon), with protein sequence MKPQNVTSSVMEFVLLGFNHSLKIQQFLFTDFIIVYLMTCLGNITILTTIITDYHFHTSMYFFLANLAFTDITKSSVNTPILLSALLSQHKTVPFKECILHMFFFHFIGGAHSCLLAVKAADRYVAIHKPLQYLTIMKIMCVSLAAGSWAGGFIHSATQIALLLLLPYCGPNTLNNFHCDVPQVLKGTLTDIDTYLTELLMVSNGGLLFIVIFVLLLISYTVILVKIGRQVTEGKHKALPTCIAQIMAISITFISGIFIYARPFKTFELDKVTSIFFTVLVPVLNPMVYNLRNTEMKVSPIRRLVSRVIRDSSWV encoded by the exons ATGAAGCCACAGAATGTAACCAGTTCTGTGATGGAATTTGTCCTTCTGGGCTTCAACCACAGTCTTAAGATTCAGCAATTCCTCTTCACCGACTTCATAATTGTCTACCTGATGACCTGCTTGGGAAACATCACCATCCTCACCACTATTATCACTGACTACCACTTCCACACAtccatgtacttcttcctggCCAACTTAGCATTCACAGATATCACCAAATCATCAGTAAATACTCCCATTCTATTGtcagctctcctctcccagcacaaAACTGTTCCATTCAAGGAATGCATCCTTcacatgtttttcttccacttcattGGTGGTGCTCATAGCTGCCTTCTTGCAGTGAAGGCAGCTGATCGGTATGTGGCTATCCATAAGCCCTTGCAGTACTTGACAATCATGAAAATTATGTGTGTAAGTCTAGCGGCAGGGTCATGGGCAGGTGGATTCATTCACTCTGCAACACAGAttgctctgcttctccttttacCTTACTGTGGTCCTAACACCCTGAACAATTTCCACTGTGATGTTCCACAAGTACTGAAA GGGACACTTACTGACATTGACACCTACCTGACGGAGCTGCTGATGGTCTCAAATGGTGGACTGCTCTTCATAGTAATTTTTGTCTTGCTCCTCATTTCATACACTGTAATTTTAGTCAAGATAGGGAGGCAAGTCACTGAAGGAAAGCACAAAGCTTTGCCTACCTGCATAGCCCAGATAATGGCAATAAGCATAACATTCATTTCAGGAATATTCATCTATGCTCGGCCCTTCAAGACATTTGAACTGGACAAAGTGACTTCCATCTTTTTCACTGTGCTTGTTCCAGTGCTGAATCCCATGGTCTACAACctgagaaatactgaaatgaaagtatCTCCTATCAGGAGACTTGTTTCTAGGGTCATAAGAGATTCTTCCTGggtttaa
- the LOC140662646 gene encoding LOW QUALITY PROTEIN: olfactory receptor 4D1-like (The sequence of the model RefSeq protein was modified relative to this genomic sequence to represent the inferred CDS: inserted 1 base in 1 codon; deleted 1 base in 1 codon) produces the protein MEQKNSTTTVKKFYLVGFTESTMLQYILFTTSLIIYAMSWLGNVTIITTVITDQQVHKPMYFLLGNLAFIDLSESSVTLPKMLWDLLSEVKTTSCHITQMFFFHFTGGAVAILLIVMALDRYVALHKPLQYLNIMNHNILLGLVAGAWLVGFVHSIVQVALVIQLPFCGPNFLDXFYCDVPQVIKLACTDIYVVELLMVSNSGLLIILIFIVLIVSYAVILVEIRTHITEGKHKAFSTCGAQVAIVSIHFVPCIFIYACPFKKLVVDKATLSYTVITPMLNPIIYTLSNTEMKNAINRLLNIFFRMRNSQLSFFS, from the exons ATGGAGCAGAAGAATTCTACAACCACTGTGAAAAAATTTTACCTTGTTGGTTTTACTGAAAGTACCATGCTGCAGTATATTCTCTTTACAACTTCCCTCATAATCTACGCAATGTCTTGGCTTGGAAATGTCACCATCATCACCACAGTAATCACAGATCAACAGGTCCACAAGCCTATGTACTTTTTGTTGGGAAATTTAGCCTTCATAGACCTCAGTGAATCCTCAGTGACTCTGCCCAAGATGCTATGGGACCTGCTGTCTGAGGTTAAGACCACTAGTTGTCACATTacacagatgtttttcttccatttcacagGAGGTGCTGTGGCCATCCTCCTCATAGTGATGGCTCTGGATCGGTATGTGGCTCTCCATAAACCTTTGCAGTACCTAAACATTATGAATCACAACATTCTCCTAGGGCTGGTAGCAGGAGCATGGCTAGTGGGGTTTGTTCATTCTATTGTGCAGGTAGCACTGGTCATTCAGTTGCCATTCTGTGGACCAAATTTTCTAG AATTTTACTGTGATGTCCCACAGGTAATCAAACTGGCCTGTACAGATATCTATGTGGTTGAGCTACTCATGGTGTCCAATAGCGGACTGCTTATAATTCTCATCTTCATTGTCCTGATTGTGTCATATGCTGTCATCCTGGTCGAAATCAGGACACATATCACAGAGGGGaagcacaaagccttttccacttGTGGAGCTCAAGTTGCAATTGTGAGCATCCATTTTGTACCCTGCATCTTCATCTATGCATGTCCATTCAAAAAACTTGTGGTGGACAAGGCCACGTTGTCT TATACAGTCATCACTCCAATGCTTAATCCCATAATCTACACACTGAGCAACACAGAGATGAAGAATGCCATCAACAGATTACTCAACATCTTTTTCAGAATGAGAAATTCACAGCTGTCCTTCTTTTCTTAg